From one Gemmatimonadaceae bacterium genomic stretch:
- a CDS encoding transposase has translation MKRTTKYVALDVHQATTVSSVRDESGRIIARSIIPTEAESLLAFVRRMRGAVHVAFEEGTQAQWLSELLTPIVQRVVVCNRRGDTTTGNKNDQHDADDLSDRLRLGRLRAVHHDRGDHARLKELTRTYANVLQDSKRVMQRLKALYRARGIKTPGMSVYHPQHRERWLAQLSESGARFRAETLYAQLGVLQALRPRVKAAMVQEAQRDPAWPVLRRIPYFGPVRIALLLALLLALLLATLQTPWRFRTKRHLWAYAGLAVVSRTSAEYDIADDRPVRRRKRWVQTRGLNRNHNPIVKDVFKSAATTAATTAATRPGPLQDWYEGVRARGLSADLARVTLARKLAAVTLHLWKTGAHYDPTQ, from the coding sequence ATGAAGCGGACGACGAAGTATGTCGCGTTGGATGTGCATCAGGCAACGACCGTGAGCAGCGTGCGCGACGAAAGTGGTCGCATCATCGCGCGCAGCATCATCCCGACCGAGGCCGAGTCGCTGCTGGCGTTTGTTCGAAGGATGCGCGGCGCGGTGCACGTGGCGTTCGAGGAGGGCACCCAAGCGCAGTGGTTGTCGGAGCTGTTGACGCCTATCGTCCAGCGGGTCGTGGTGTGCAATCGGCGCGGCGACACGACTACGGGGAACAAGAATGATCAGCACGACGCCGATGATCTGTCGGATCGGTTGCGTCTCGGGCGGCTCCGCGCGGTCCACCACGACCGGGGCGATCACGCGCGACTCAAGGAGCTGACGCGGACGTATGCCAATGTGCTCCAGGACTCCAAACGCGTCATGCAGCGGCTGAAGGCGCTGTACCGCGCGCGAGGTATCAAGACGCCCGGGATGAGCGTCTATCACCCGCAGCACCGCGAGCGCTGGCTCGCGCAGCTCTCCGAGTCAGGCGCTCGGTTTCGCGCCGAGACGCTGTATGCGCAGCTCGGCGTGTTGCAGGCGTTGCGGCCACGGGTGAAGGCGGCGATGGTGCAGGAAGCGCAGCGGGATCCCGCATGGCCGGTGTTGCGCCGCATTCCGTACTTCGGTCCCGTGCGCATCGCGTTGCTGCTAGCGTTGCTGCTAGCGTTGCTGCTAGCGACGCTGCAAACGCCATGGCGGTTTCGGACGAAGCGGCACCTGTGGGCGTATGCGGGACTCGCGGTCGTCAGCCGGACCAGCGCCGAGTATGACATCGCGGACGATCGCCCCGTGCGCCGGCGCAAGCGCTGGGTCCAAACGCGCGGGCTCAATCGCAATCACAATCCGATAGTGAAGGACGTGTTCAAGAGCGCGGCGACGACCGCGGCGACGACCGCGGCGACGCGGCCGGGGCCATTACAGGATTGGTATGAGGGTGTTCGGGCGCGCGGGCTCAGCGCCGACTTGGCCCGGGTAACGCTCGCGCGAAAACTGGCGGCCGTGACCTTACACCTGTGGAAAACCGGAGCGCACTACGATCCGACTCAGTGA